ATATCTGTATCAAGCGACACGCTTATTTTTCCTCTAAAGTGTAAAATCAACTTCCTGCCAAACAACTATATAGAAGAGGGAAGCATTAATTTTTGCCAAAACATTACTTACCATAAACTAAGTAAAACCTTTCACTGAAAACAGTAGTTGGAGTACTAACTGGCTACGATAATTGCCAAGAGTGCTAGTATATTGGACGTATGTCTGGCTAGTTGAGCTACAACACCTTATTCGGTGTCAAGGTGTTGTGAAGTGGGTTTTTGATGGGTTTTACTGTGTTTTCCTTTCCCAAAAATTAGAAGTGACGCTTTTGTTTCCTGCGTTTCCCGACCTACATTTGTGGCCTTAAGGCACCCCTGCGTTTCTTTTCCCCAGTGAATTTGTGCTATGGATAGCATCCGACTTCGTACCCTTCCCCATTTCTTTCTTGCTCTGTTTCTGACGTTTGTCTCCGTCGGCCGTGCCTCGGCACAGGACGTTGGCGCTGCTCCGGCCGTGAGTAAAGAAGGGGTAGCTCCCGGGGCTGCAGCTCAGGCTGCGCCCGCTGCTGCCGCAGGCGCTACTACCGGCGACGCCGCCGCAATCGCCGCTGGCGATGCCTTATATAAAGGTAACTGCGCCCAATGCCACGCCATCAATGAAGTGGTGGTAGGTCCCGCACTAAAGGATGTGCACAAACGCCGCCCAATCTCTTGGCTGATTCCCTGGATTAAGAATTCCAGTAAGATGGTAGCCAGCGGCGATGAATATGCGGTTAAGATCTTCAATCAGTACCAGAAGCAACAGATGCCCAGCTTCGCGTTGACGGATGCTGAAATTACCTCTATCATATCTTATATCGCCGCTGAGAGCGAGAAGCCTTCTCAAGTTACCGCAGGTGGTGCTACTGCCGGAAATGCTGGTCAAGCTGATGGTCAGGATACTGGAGGAGCAGGTGCTGACGCTAGTACTGGGGCGGGTCAATATGTTGATCTACTTTTAATCGTACTAGTAGTAGTCCTAATAGTATTGGTCGTAACACTGGTTATTATCGCCAATATCATGGGCGATGTACTGAAAGGCCGCAAAGACCTTGATGGACGCGACGTAGAGTTACTTGATCAAAAATTTGACTTCAGCAAAATATACAAGTCCAATCTCGTACGCGGTTTAGCTGTGGGTCTGTTTGTACTTGTAGTTCTATATGAGTCGGTTCAAGGTGTAATGGCCATCGGTCTGGATCAAGGCTATCAGCCAACCCAACCTATTGCCTTCTCGCATAAACTACACGCTGGCGAGAACCAGATCAACTGTGCCTATTGCCACACGAGTGTATATAAAAGCAAGAGCGCGAATATACCTTCGGCCAACATCTGTATGAACTGCCACTCGCAGATTAAAACAGAGTCGCCTGAAATCAAGAAGATTTATCGTGCCATCGAGCGCAAGCAGCCTATCCAGTGGGTGCGAGTGCACAATCTGCCAGATTTGGCATACTTCAATCACTCTCAGCACACACAGGTAGGCGGAATTGAGTGCCAGACTTGCCATGGTCCTATCCAGAATATGGAAGTGGTGTACCAATATTCGCCCCTGACCATGGGCTGGTGCATTAACTGCCACCGTGAGCAACCCCTTAATACTAAAGGCAATGGATACTATGACAACCTCGTGAAATTACACGATGCTGCCAATCAGGGTGCTGCCTTCACTGTTTCGTCGAATGGTGGTACCGAGTGCTCTAAATGCCATTATTGAGTTATCGCATAGCTTAAGCGCTACTACGTTTACTGATAGCATTTAAGTCTTTAAGCTCAGAACCTTAAAATAATACGTCTTACTTATAGGTCGAAGCTGAGCTGCTCTCATGCTTTTGGATCTCTAAGAATATAAGTCAAACAAAATGCAAGAGTCGCCTAAATACTGGAAAGGAATCGAAGAGCTAGAGAACTCACCAGAGTTTGCAAAGAATGCTTTCAGCGAATTCGCCGATTTCCTGCCGGTGAGCGAAAAAAATAGCTCTACTGACGCCACTGTCTCTCCTCGTCGTGACTTTTTGAAGTTAATGGGCTTCAGCTTAGCTGCTGCTACTTTAGCTAGCTGTGAGGCTCCCATTCATAAGGCAATTCCTTACCTAAACAAACCAGAAGAGGTTGATCCAGGTATTGCCAACTTTTATGCTTCAACTTATTTTAATGGTTCGGACTATAACAGCGTCTTAGTAAAGACCCGTGAAGGCCGGCCGATCAAGTTAGAGGGCAATCCAGAGTCGCCAATCACGCGCGGTGGCCTATCAGCGCGTGCTCAGGCTTCTGTTTTGAGTCTGTACGATAGCGCCCGTCTACAGCATTTCGCAATCAAAGGCCAACAAGCTGACAAGGATCGTGTTGACCAAGAGATCCGCAGTAAGCTTGCTGCTACACGGGGCAAAATTGCTATCGTATCACCAACCATCATAAGCCCTTCTACTAAAAGAGCTATTGCTGAATTTGCTTTGCGCTATCCTACCACGGAGCACGTGATGTACGATGCTCAATCGCAGTCGGCGTTAATTCAAGCGAACGGAGGTGTATTGCCTTCTTTCGATTTTAGCAAGGCCAATGTGATTGTGAGCTTAGGGGCTGATTTCCTAGGTACTTGGATATCGCCAGTGGAGCATGCTCATCAGTATATCACCAATCGCAAAGTGTCGAGCGACAAAAAAACAATGTCGCGTCATTTCCAGTTTGAGACCAATCTTTCTCTAACTGGCTCCAACGCTGATGTACGTGTGCCACTCAAGCCTTCAGAAATGGGGCAGGCTACATTAGCATTGTATAATGAGGTAGTTGGTGGCGGTGCTGCTTCTACGTTTAACAATGCACAATTAAAGAAGGCTGCAGCCGAATTAAAAGCCAACAGAGGGCGTAGCTTAGTAGTAGCTGGCTCTAATGATCTAGCTATCCAAACGCTTGTTGCTGCTATCAATCAGTCGTTAGGTAATGTAGGTGCAGCAATAGATACTACTAACCCTTCAATGGTTCGCCAAGGAGATGATGCTCGCATGCTCCGTCTCGTAAACGAGATGAATGCAGGCAGTGTAGGTGCTGTTATATTCTATCATGCTAATCCTGTTTATGATCATCCATTAGCTGCGAAGGTGAAGTCAGGGATTGCCAAAGTGCCTTTGAGCATTTCCTTGAACGACCGCTTAGATGAAACAGGAACCCTTTGCTACTATGCCGCTCCTGATCATCATTATTTAGAGTCATGGAATGACTATGAGCCCAAGCGTGGCTCGTTGAGTTTAGCCCAGCCTACGATTTCGCCATTGTTTGCTACTCGCCAAGCTCAGGATAGTTTACTAACATGGGCTGGTAATCCGCAGAGTTATTACAATTTCTTGCGTGCGAACTGGCGGAGTATTCTGGGGGGCAATTTTCAGCAAGGCTGGGATAAAGCCGTTCATGATGGAGTTGCTAGTGGCACACTTATGCCTGCAGCAGCTGCTCCGAGTGCCGCTGCAATTGATGCTACTCAAGCTATTAGTTCCATAACCCGCGCACCCAAAGGTTCAGGTATTGAATTCTCGCTTTACGAGAAAGTAGGTATTGGAAATGGTTTCGAAGCTAATAACCCTTGGCTACAAGAACTCCCTGACCCAATATCGAAAGCCACTTGGGGTAATTATGTATCTGTGCCACGAGACATGGCTGTAACCAATGAATGGGAGCAGGGTGATATGGTTAAGCTTACCGCTAACGGTATATCGATTGAACTTCCTGTTCTCATTCAACCTGGTCAAGCGAAGGGCACCGTTGGTGTCGCTGTAGGATATGGTCGTGAATTAGCTGGCAAAGTAGGGAGCAAAGTGGGAGCTAACGCTTACCCATTAGCAACCGTCCGCGATAATTCATTACAGTATAGTGGTACTGTTACTTTAGAGAAGACAGGTGCAAAGTCACCGATAGCTCAAACACAGACGCACCATACGGTCATGGACCGTAAGCCAGTAGTTCAAGAAGCTACGCTGGCCGACTATATCAAGAATCCGAAAGAAGTAACTGAATACGATAAAATTGCCACTCCTGATGGTCTGGAGAAACCAAATAAGGTTTCCCTGTGGCAAGATTACGAGTACAAGAATCACCACTGGGGTATGGTCATCGACCTGAACTCTTGTATCGGATGTGGTTCATGCGTGATTGGTTGCCAAGTAGAAAATAATATAGCAGTAGTAGGTAAGCA
The window above is part of the Hymenobacter radiodurans genome. Proteins encoded here:
- a CDS encoding c-type cytochrome encodes the protein MDSIRLRTLPHFFLALFLTFVSVGRASAQDVGAAPAVSKEGVAPGAAAQAAPAAAAGATTGDAAAIAAGDALYKGNCAQCHAINEVVVGPALKDVHKRRPISWLIPWIKNSSKMVASGDEYAVKIFNQYQKQQMPSFALTDAEITSIISYIAAESEKPSQVTAGGATAGNAGQADGQDTGGAGADASTGAGQYVDLLLIVLVVVLIVLVVTLVIIANIMGDVLKGRKDLDGRDVELLDQKFDFSKIYKSNLVRGLAVGLFVLVVLYESVQGVMAIGLDQGYQPTQPIAFSHKLHAGENQINCAYCHTSVYKSKSANIPSANICMNCHSQIKTESPEIKKIYRAIERKQPIQWVRVHNLPDLAYFNHSQHTQVGGIECQTCHGPIQNMEVVYQYSPLTMGWCINCHREQPLNTKGNGYYDNLVKLHDAANQGAAFTVSSNGGTECSKCHY
- a CDS encoding TAT-variant-translocated molybdopterin oxidoreductase — translated: MQESPKYWKGIEELENSPEFAKNAFSEFADFLPVSEKNSSTDATVSPRRDFLKLMGFSLAAATLASCEAPIHKAIPYLNKPEEVDPGIANFYASTYFNGSDYNSVLVKTREGRPIKLEGNPESPITRGGLSARAQASVLSLYDSARLQHFAIKGQQADKDRVDQEIRSKLAATRGKIAIVSPTIISPSTKRAIAEFALRYPTTEHVMYDAQSQSALIQANGGVLPSFDFSKANVIVSLGADFLGTWISPVEHAHQYITNRKVSSDKKTMSRHFQFETNLSLTGSNADVRVPLKPSEMGQATLALYNEVVGGGAASTFNNAQLKKAAAELKANRGRSLVVAGSNDLAIQTLVAAINQSLGNVGAAIDTTNPSMVRQGDDARMLRLVNEMNAGSVGAVIFYHANPVYDHPLAAKVKSGIAKVPLSISLNDRLDETGTLCYYAAPDHHYLESWNDYEPKRGSLSLAQPTISPLFATRQAQDSLLTWAGNPQSYYNFLRANWRSILGGNFQQGWDKAVHDGVASGTLMPAAAAPSAAAIDATQAISSITRAPKGSGIEFSLYEKVGIGNGFEANNPWLQELPDPISKATWGNYVSVPRDMAVTNEWEQGDMVKLTANGISIELPVLIQPGQAKGTVGVAVGYGRELAGKVGSKVGANAYPLATVRDNSLQYSGTVTLEKTGAKSPIAQTQTHHTVMDRKPVVQEATLADYIKNPKEVTEYDKIATPDGLEKPNKVSLWQDYEYKNHHWGMVIDLNSCIGCGSCVIGCQVENNIAVVGKQEVINRREMHWLRIDRYYSSDTTKEDFAEKGKLDTYAAMEDPSENPSVIFEPMLCQHCNHAPCETVCPVLATTHSSEGLNQMTYNRCVGTRYCANNCPYKVRRFNWFSYYTNEKFEAVNGHMFTDLGRMVLNPDVTVRARGVMEKCSFCVQRIQLAKLEAKKERRRPVDGEVVTACAQSCPTQAIIFGDLRDPNSRVSQVTRREDGERGFHVLDAINVQPNITYLTKIRNVEPSKKLTV